Sequence from the Patescibacteria group bacterium genome:
ATTTATTTAGAAATAGGCCTTAATTTTATGAAACTGGAAGTTGGAAAAGCGAAATTATTTTATGCCATAGTGAGCGACTTTTTTGTGATTAGTTTAGTGGGTTATCTTTTTTTTCTTTGGTTAGATCGCGCGTATAATCAATGCATTAGCAATTATTTTAGTTTAAATATCATTTTAGGTCTTGTTTTACTATCGGGGATTATGACTGCTGTTTTGAGGGGAATATTGGCGAAAAAATAAAATAAACGTCCAGCTATGGTGTAGGTGGGCGTTTAAAAATTCCTTATGACAATTTTTGTTTCTTAAGGGATTTTTTTATTTTTTGATATTTTTTATTTGTCCAAAATGAAAATCATCCAACGCACCAGTCCCTCATTTTTCAAAAATTCGGGACGGTACAGGGTTTTGCTCCATTAGCCCGCTCGCAACGCCTCGCAAGGCTCGGCTTGCATGGCCGGGCGGGCAACGGGCTTAGAAACCCGTGGAGCTTTATTTTAGATAAATATGCTGGTATTTTTTTATTTTTGCCTGAAGGGTTTTTCTTTCATTTTCCACATCGTCAATATTTTTTAAACCCGTACAGTTGGGGTAACGGGTGCAGCCATAAAACATATTTCCTCCGTTTTTCCCTTGGCGTTTGCGCATCGGAGCGCCGCAAGCAGGACAAGTAACCTCCTCGGAAAAATACAAAACTTTAGCGCTCCACATATCCGCCATATGGAGAATAACCGCCAAAGGTTTCATATTTTTAATGAATTCTTTAAAATCGCTCCAGCCGCCTTCAGCATAAAGCAGGGCATTAAGCTCATTATCACTAAGGCCAATACCAGCTTTGGCTAACTCATTGAGGGTCCAAACCTCGGCTGGCAATTCAATGTCTGTCCATCGCCAAGCATCCTTAATATCTTCCACATAGGTTACGATTTTGGCAAAATCATGGAGGTAGGCGGCGACAATCATCTCTTCTTCCGTAAAATCGGGGTGAGAATAGGATAGATTATTATAGGGCAGATATTTATTGAGCCTTAGCATTATTTCTAGAATTTCAGTAGTGTGCAGAAGAAGTCCGCCCGTAAAATTATGATGATGGGTTTCCGCTGCCGGCGCGCGGTCAAAAGCAGAACGATATTCTTCCGCAAAAGCAGCGAGTTTAGTTTTTTTGAGGTAAGCGTACAAATCAAGCATATTTTGAGTTATTTTTATAGTGCGGTTTGTGTTGTTTATTTTCCAAAATAGCCGCCTTGGGAATTCACCTTTGGGGTTTTAAGGATAAAGATTAAACTGAGAAAGATTTATAGAGCTTATCTTTTAAAAAGGAAACCTCCCAAGGGGTGATAGCTAAAGATGATAAAACTTATTAGAAAGAAGAGAAAGAGAAGGGTTGTGACTAAAATTACCGAGCAGTTTGGTTCTTTAGTGCTTAAAAATTGCTCCAAAAATTGAGCGATAATTACAGCAATGGCTATGCTTAAAAATACCGTCGTAAAACCGCTAGGGGTAATCATAATAAAAACAGCAGTCAAAATAGTGGCGCTGACGATGCCGGCGAGCTTGCCAAAAAAGATATTGTCTCTTTCCGCAAAACCTGGAATTAAGAATTCTAAAAGACCATAGATAATCATTGCCCAAAAGACTATTTTAGCGATTTCAAAGATACTGCCATCTTGGGCGCAAAACAGCTTTATGCCACCCGCATAGCGCAGAAAGCCAACCAAAAAAAGAATGGCAATCACGGCGATAATTTTATAAAAGAGCAATTGTTTTTTAGAAAGCTTATTCATTTGGATTGACCCTGCCCTCCTCTCTTGGGAATTTAGCGGCTATTCAAGTCTATTAATATTTTAGCAAAGAATTCATTTGTAGGCAATTCCTTTATCTCCCAATCCCTACATATTTAAAGCCCATTTCTCTAATTTTAGCAGGCTCAAGGATGTTGCGCGCGTCCACAATATTGGGAGTTCTCATTAATCTTTTGATTTTTGTCCAACTCAAATTTTGAAATTCCGGCCAATCGGTGGCGATGAGCAGGACATCGCTTCCTTTAGCGCAAAGGTAAGGATTACCCGCGTAGCTAATTTTTTTACCAAGCGCCTTGCGGGCGTTGTTCGCGGCGATAGGATCATAAGCTTTGATTTTAGCCCCGCGTTTGAAAAGCAAGTTAATAATGTCAATAGCAGGCGATTCGCGCACATCGTCAGTATGGGATTTGAAGGCGAGACCTAGCACCGCGATTTTTTTGCCTTGGAGTTTACCACCTAAGATATTTTTGATCTTAGCCACAACAATTTCCCTTTGGTGTTGATTGATTTGCATTACTGCCTCCAGAAGATTAAACCAGTAACCGCCGGCGCGGGCAAAATAATAGAGAGCAGAGACATCCTTCGGGAAACAGGAGCCGCCATAGCCAGGGCCCGGGTCTAAAAATTTGTCGCCGATGCGGGAATCTAGACCGATACCCTTGGCCACCATTTTCACATCTGCTTCGTAATTATCGCAAATATTGGCAATCTCGTTAATAAAAGAGATTTTGAGAGCGAGAAAAGAATTGGCGGCATACTTAATCATTTCTGCCGATTCTAAGTTGGCAATAACAAGCGGTGCTTTAAATGGGGCATATAGTTTTTTCATTATTTCTATGGCAGGGGCGTTCGGTTTTTCAAATCCTAAAACAATACGATCGGGATGGAGGAAATCGGAAATGGCAGTCCCTTCTCTCTGAAATTCAGGATTGGAAACAACATCAAATTTTCCTTTGTAATTTTTCGCGACCATTTCCCTCACCATCTTTCCTGTGCCGATCGGCACGGTGCTCTTGTCTACAATTACTTTGTAGTCTTTTAGATTCTTTCCTAAATCGCGCGCGACTTGCAGGACATACCGAAGATCCGCTTTGCCGTTTTTATCTTGAGGGGTGCCGACAGCAATGAAAACTATGCTCGCGTCTTTAATGCCTTCGGATAAAGAAGTGGTAAAATTGATTCTGCCGCTATTTAAGTTTTTTTTGAGCATTTCTGGCAGATGTTCTTCATAGATTGTGGGGATCCCTTTTTTAAGTTTGGTGATCTTGGCTTTGTCAACATCTACGCAGGTTACTTTGTGA
This genomic interval carries:
- a CDS encoding UDP-glucose/GDP-mannose dehydrogenase family protein is translated as MKLAVIGTGYVGLGVGVCFADLGHKVTCVDVDKAKITKLKKGIPTIYEEHLPEMLKKNLNSGRINFTTSLSEGIKDASIVFIAVGTPQDKNGKADLRYVLQVARDLGKNLKDYKVIVDKSTVPIGTGKMVREMVAKNYKGKFDVVSNPEFQREGTAISDFLHPDRIVLGFEKPNAPAIEIMKKLYAPFKAPLVIANLESAEMIKYAANSFLALKISFINEIANICDNYEADVKMVAKGIGLDSRIGDKFLDPGPGYGGSCFPKDVSALYYFARAGGYWFNLLEAVMQINQHQREIVVAKIKNILGGKLQGKKIAVLGLAFKSHTDDVRESPAIDIINLLFKRGAKIKAYDPIAANNARKALGKKISYAGNPYLCAKGSDVLLIATDWPEFQNLSWTKIKRLMRTPNIVDARNILEPAKIREMGFKYVGIGR
- a CDS encoding topoisomerase DNA-binding C4 zinc finger domain-containing protein, with the translated sequence MLDLYAYLKKTKLAAFAEEYRSAFDRAPAAETHHHNFTGGLLLHTTEILEIMLRLNKYLPYNNLSYSHPDFTEEEMIVAAYLHDFAKIVTYVEDIKDAWRWTDIELPAEVWTLNELAKAGIGLSDNELNALLYAEGGWSDFKEFIKNMKPLAVILHMADMWSAKVLYFSEEVTCPACGAPMRKRQGKNGGNMFYGCTRYPNCTGLKNIDDVENERKTLQAKIKKYQHIYLK